A genomic stretch from Candidatus Thiothrix anitrata includes:
- the rimO gene encoding 30S ribosomal protein S12 methylthiotransferase RimO: protein MKQSQPRVGFVSLGCPKALVDSERILTQLRAEGYTISGSYDEADLVVVNTCGFIDSAVAESLEAIGEALDENGKVIVTGCLGANADKVLDAYPNVLAVTGPHAYEAVMQSVHTHLPPLHDPYTSLVPPQGVRLTPRHYAYLKISEGCNHRCSFCIIPSLRGDLVSRPIGDVLQEAENLVNAGVRELLVISQDTSAYGIDVKYRTGFWQGRPIKTHSQQLAEALGDMGVWVRLHYVYPYPHVDNLLPLMADGKILPYLDIPFQHASPSVLKNMRRPAHAEKVLERLGKWRDVCPDIAVRSTFIVGFPGETDDDFETLLDFLQEAELDRVGAFTYSAVEGAPANALEGAVPEDVKEERLERFMEVQAEISAAKLSRMIGKTLTVLVDDAEDGQSLARSYRDAPEIDGQVVIEGVELPVGEFVKVRVTHADEHDLWAEVIN, encoded by the coding sequence ATGAAACAATCTCAACCCCGTGTCGGTTTCGTGAGCCTCGGTTGCCCGAAAGCTTTGGTGGATTCCGAACGCATCCTGACCCAACTCCGTGCGGAAGGCTACACCATTAGCGGTAGTTATGACGAAGCTGATTTAGTGGTGGTGAATACCTGCGGTTTTATTGATTCCGCCGTTGCCGAATCGTTGGAAGCGATTGGTGAAGCCTTAGACGAAAACGGCAAAGTGATTGTCACCGGCTGTCTGGGCGCGAATGCGGATAAAGTGCTGGACGCTTACCCCAATGTGTTAGCCGTCACTGGGCCTCATGCCTATGAAGCGGTGATGCAATCGGTGCATACCCATTTACCGCCATTGCATGACCCCTACACCAGCCTTGTGCCACCGCAAGGGGTGCGTTTAACCCCGCGTCATTACGCTTACCTGAAGATTTCAGAAGGCTGTAATCACCGTTGTTCGTTCTGCATTATTCCGTCGTTACGCGGTGACTTGGTGTCGCGCCCGATTGGGGATGTGTTGCAGGAAGCCGAAAATCTGGTGAATGCCGGGGTGAGAGAATTGCTGGTGATTTCGCAAGACACCAGTGCTTACGGGATTGATGTGAAATACCGCACCGGTTTCTGGCAAGGTCGCCCGATTAAAACCCATTCGCAGCAATTGGCGGAAGCGTTGGGTGATATGGGTGTGTGGGTGCGCTTGCATTACGTTTACCCGTATCCGCACGTCGATAACCTGCTGCCGTTGATGGCAGACGGTAAAATCCTGCCGTATTTGGACATTCCGTTCCAACACGCCAGCCCCAGCGTCCTGAAAAATATGCGCCGTCCGGCTCATGCGGAAAAAGTGCTGGAACGCTTGGGTAAATGGCGCGATGTCTGCCCGGATATTGCGGTGCGCAGTACCTTTATCGTTGGCTTCCCCGGCGAAACCGACGATGACTTTGAAACCTTACTGGATTTCCTGCAAGAAGCCGAACTTGACCGCGTAGGGGCATTCACCTATTCAGCCGTCGAGGGTGCGCCTGCTAACGCGCTGGAAGGGGCAGTCCCTGAAGACGTGAAAGAAGAGCGTTTAGAGCGTTTCATGGAAGTACAGGCAGAGATCAGTGCTGCGAAACTCAGTCGGATGATTGGTAAAACCCTGACGGTTCTCGTTGACGATGCGGAAGATGGGCAAAGCCTTGCCCGCAGTTACCGCGACGCACCAGAAATTGACGGACAAGTGGTCATCGAAGGCGTGGAGTTGCCAGTGGGTGAGTTTGTTAAGGTGCGTGTCACCCATGCGGATGAACACGACCTTTGGGCAGAAGTAATTAATTAA
- the acuI gene encoding acrylyl-CoA reductase (NADPH), with the protein MFKALVLEQQDAKTHASIRQLTVDDLPAGDVLVDVAYSSLNYKDGLAVTGKGKIVRQFPMVPGIDFAGTVAESASERFCPGDAVILTGWGVGENHWGGFAQKARVNSEWLVPMPAGLNAQKAMIIGTAGLTAMLCVMALEDAGVTPDAGKVLVTGAAGGVGSVAVLLLARLGYHVVAVTGRPETHAFLSTLGAKEFISRETMNQPCRPLEAQRWAGAVDVVGGEMLARVLAETAYGGAVAACGLAGSFKLDTTVMPFILRNVSLRGVDSVSCPLARRVRAWERLAAELPEAAYADLVQSIALEAVPQAAQDIINGRVRGRVLIDLAQG; encoded by the coding sequence ATGTTTAAAGCCTTAGTTTTGGAACAACAGGACGCTAAAACCCACGCGAGCATTCGGCAGTTAACCGTAGACGATTTACCCGCTGGTGATGTCTTAGTCGATGTGGCGTATTCGTCGCTCAATTACAAAGACGGTTTGGCAGTCACGGGTAAAGGCAAAATTGTGCGCCAGTTTCCAATGGTTCCCGGTATTGATTTTGCCGGAACTGTGGCGGAATCGGCGAGTGAGCGGTTTTGTCCGGGCGATGCGGTGATTCTCACGGGTTGGGGTGTTGGGGAAAATCATTGGGGTGGCTTTGCCCAGAAAGCACGGGTGAATAGTGAGTGGTTAGTGCCGATGCCTGCGGGGTTGAACGCGCAAAAAGCCATGATTATTGGCACGGCGGGGCTGACCGCGATGTTGTGCGTGATGGCGTTGGAAGACGCGGGCGTAACCCCAGATGCTGGGAAAGTGTTAGTCACGGGTGCGGCAGGTGGTGTGGGTAGCGTGGCGGTCTTGTTGTTGGCGCGTCTGGGGTATCACGTGGTAGCCGTCACTGGTCGCCCGGAAACTCATGCGTTTTTAAGCACATTGGGCGCAAAGGAATTCATCAGTCGCGAAACCATGAACCAGCCTTGCCGTCCGTTAGAAGCACAACGTTGGGCAGGTGCGGTGGATGTAGTGGGTGGTGAAATGCTGGCGCGGGTGCTGGCAGAAACGGCTTACGGTGGAGCGGTGGCGGCTTGCGGTTTGGCGGGCAGTTTCAAACTGGATACCACGGTGATGCCGTTTATTTTGCGTAATGTGAGTTTGCGCGGGGTGGATTCGGTGAGTTGCCCATTGGCACGACGGGTACGTGCGTGGGAACGCCTTGCTGCGGAATTGCCGGAAGCCGCTTACGCAGATCTAGTGCAGAGCATCGCGCTCGAAGCCGTGCCGCAAGCCGCCCAAGATATTATTAATGGGCGCGTTCGTGGGCGGGTGCTAATCGACTTGGCGCAAGGCTAG
- a CDS encoding ATP-binding protein has product MYNRLFTPPANKSFFLFGPRGTGKTTWLKTYFGDAIYLDFLRPDLFQRLLGSENRLEEYIPADYVGWVILDEIQKIPNLLDEVHRLIETRKNLRFVLTGSSARKLRRSNVNLLAGRALQYHFFPLTVAECADDFDLTKALQFGMLPSIFTEENPKHYLQAYIQTYLEQEVQQEGLTRNIGAFSRFLEIASFSQGESLNITDVAREAHINRKVAENYFSILEDLLIAYRLPVFTKRAKRKMTQHRKFYFFDTGIYYHLRPKGVLDSPEELEGVCLESFILQEIRALNAYQDWGYTLSFWRTAAGQEVDIVCYGDAGFYAIEVKRNRTVSAKHLSGLKSFREDYPQVTPYLVYGGDDKLEIDGIKIIPVRVFLRDIEHYLSGVSHV; this is encoded by the coding sequence ATGTACAACAGGTTATTTACCCCGCCCGCCAACAAAAGTTTTTTCCTATTCGGGCCGCGTGGCACGGGGAAAACCACTTGGTTGAAGACATATTTTGGTGATGCCATTTACCTCGATTTCCTCAGACCTGATTTGTTTCAGCGTTTGTTGGGGTCGGAAAATCGGCTGGAAGAATATATTCCTGCCGATTACGTAGGCTGGGTCATCTTGGATGAAATTCAAAAAATCCCCAATTTGCTGGATGAAGTCCATCGTCTGATTGAAACCCGCAAAAACCTGCGGTTTGTGCTTACCGGCTCAAGTGCCAGAAAACTGCGCCGCAGTAACGTCAACCTGTTGGCAGGCAGGGCATTGCAGTACCATTTTTTCCCGTTAACGGTGGCAGAATGCGCTGACGATTTTGATCTGACCAAAGCGTTACAGTTCGGGATGTTGCCGTCTATTTTCACTGAAGAAAATCCTAAGCATTACCTGCAAGCCTATATCCAAACCTATTTGGAGCAGGAGGTACAGCAGGAAGGTTTGACCCGTAATATCGGTGCATTCAGTCGCTTTCTGGAAATTGCTAGTTTTTCCCAAGGTGAATCGCTGAACATTACCGACGTAGCGCGGGAGGCGCACATTAACCGCAAGGTGGCTGAAAATTATTTTTCTATCCTTGAGGATTTGTTGATTGCCTACCGTTTGCCGGTATTTACCAAACGCGCCAAACGCAAAATGACGCAGCACCGTAAATTCTATTTTTTCGATACTGGTATTTATTACCACCTGCGCCCTAAAGGGGTGTTGGATAGCCCGGAAGAATTGGAAGGTGTGTGCCTTGAGTCTTTTATTTTGCAGGAAATACGTGCCTTAAATGCTTATCAGGATTGGGGTTACACCCTTTCGTTTTGGCGCACCGCCGCTGGGCAGGAGGTGGATATTGTTTGTTACGGCGATGCTGGATTTTATGCGATTGAAGTTAAGCGTAACCGCACGGTTTCTGCCAAGCATTTGAGCGGACTCAAGAGTTTCCGCGAAGATTATCCACAAGTTACGCCTTACCTTGTGTATGGCGGCGATGATAAGTTGGAAATAGATGGCATAAAAATTATCCCAGTCAGGGTGTTTTTACGCGATATTGAACATTACCTTTCAGGAGTTTCCCATGTTTAA
- a CDS encoding YggS family pyridoxal phosphate-dependent enzyme, which yields MTIGENIQTIGERIRAAEQRFGREPGSVQLLAVSKKHPAAAIREAFAVGQRCFGENYVQEMTEKAIELTDTGIEWHFIGPIQSNKTKAIAATARWVHSVDSLKVAQRLSAQKPASAPAINVCLQVNISDEASKSGVAPSQVPELARQITLLPGLKLRGLMAIPAPEHEFERQRGVFAQVRLLQQDLNAKGFALDTLSMGMTDDMEAAIAEGATIVRIGTAIFGCRNAINTDKMALTNPL from the coding sequence ATGACAATAGGTGAGAACATCCAGACAATCGGTGAGCGCATCCGTGCTGCCGAACAACGTTTCGGGCGTGAACCGGGTAGCGTGCAGTTACTCGCGGTGAGCAAGAAACATCCCGCCGCCGCTATTCGTGAAGCTTTCGCCGTCGGGCAACGCTGTTTCGGCGAAAATTATGTGCAGGAAATGACCGAAAAAGCGATTGAATTAACCGACACAGGGATTGAGTGGCATTTTATCGGGCCGATTCAATCCAATAAAACCAAAGCGATTGCGGCGACAGCGCGGTGGGTACATTCGGTTGATAGCTTGAAAGTAGCGCAACGTTTGAGTGCGCAAAAACCTGCTTCCGCCCCAGCTATTAATGTGTGTTTACAAGTGAATATCAGTGATGAAGCCTCCAAGTCAGGGGTTGCACCATCGCAAGTGCCAGAACTGGCGCGGCAAATCACGCTGTTACCGGGTTTAAAGTTGCGCGGTTTAATGGCGATTCCCGCTCCTGAACACGAGTTTGAACGCCAACGTGGGGTATTTGCGCAGGTACGTTTGCTGCAACAGGATTTGAATGCGAAAGGGTTCGCGCTGGATACCTTGTCGATGGGCATGACCGACGATATGGAAGCCGCGATTGCTGAGGGCGCAACCATTGTGCGGATTGGCACGGCAATTTTTGGATGTAGAAACGCCATAAATACTGATAAAATGGCGTTAACGAATCCACTTTAG
- a CDS encoding type IV pilus twitching motility protein PilT translates to MDITQLLAFGVKNNASDLHLSGGMPPMIRVDGEMRKINLPVLEHKEVHALVYDIMNDHQRKTYEEHWECDFSFEIPGVARFRVNAFNQNRGAGAVFRTIPSKVLTLDQLGAPSIFRKIADNPRGLVLVTGPTGSGKSTTLAAMVDYKNDTDYGHILTIEDPIEFVHQSKKSLVNQREVHRDTRGFENALRSALREDPDTILVGEMRDLETIRLALTAAETGHLVFGTLHTTSAPKTIDRIVDVFPAAEKDMVRSMLSESLQAVISQTLLKKKGGGRVAAHEILIGTRAIRNLIRENKIAQMRSSMQTGQTDGMQTLDQSLKSLVMKGLVDRNEARRKADSPDSI, encoded by the coding sequence ATGGACATTACCCAACTGCTGGCCTTTGGCGTGAAAAACAACGCCTCCGACTTGCACCTTTCCGGCGGAATGCCGCCCATGATTCGTGTTGATGGCGAAATGCGCAAAATCAACTTACCCGTGCTAGAGCACAAGGAAGTCCACGCGCTCGTCTATGACATTATGAACGACCATCAACGCAAAACCTATGAAGAACACTGGGAATGCGATTTCTCGTTTGAAATCCCCGGCGTGGCACGCTTCCGGGTGAATGCGTTTAACCAAAATCGCGGAGCGGGTGCGGTATTTCGTACCATCCCCAGCAAAGTGTTGACGCTGGATCAGCTCGGCGCACCCAGCATTTTCCGTAAAATTGCTGACAATCCACGCGGTTTAGTGTTGGTTACAGGGCCGACAGGTTCGGGCAAATCCACCACCCTTGCAGCAATGGTCGATTACAAAAACGACACCGATTACGGGCATATCCTCACCATTGAAGACCCGATTGAATTCGTGCACCAAAGCAAAAAAAGCTTGGTCAACCAACGTGAAGTCCACCGCGATACCCGTGGGTTTGAAAACGCGCTGCGTTCTGCGTTGCGTGAAGACCCGGACACCATTTTAGTCGGGGAAATGCGTGACCTCGAAACCATCCGGCTGGCATTGACCGCAGCGGAAACCGGGCATCTGGTGTTTGGCACATTGCACACCACTTCTGCCCCGAAAACTATTGACCGTATTGTCGATGTGTTCCCAGCGGCGGAAAAAGACATGGTGCGCTCGATGCTGTCCGAATCGTTGCAGGCGGTGATTTCCCAAACCCTGCTCAAGAAAAAAGGCGGCGGTCGGGTAGCCGCGCACGAAATTTTAATCGGTACACGCGCTATCCGTAACCTGATTCGCGAAAACAAAATTGCCCAAATGCGCTCATCCATGCAAACCGGGCAAACCGACGGAATGCAAACCCTTGACCAATCACTGAAAAGTTTGGTTATGAAAGGATTAGTTGATCGCAACGAAGCCCGCCGCAAAGCGGATAGCCCGGATAGTATTTAG
- a CDS encoding PilT/PilU family type 4a pilus ATPase, giving the protein MDRDTAVSYVHKLLATMLEKGGSDLYITAEAAPSIKLDSELVALTNQPLNESNARMLVRSIMNDRQLKQFEEDMESNFAISLPGKARFRVNTFTQRGCAGMVLRHIPNHIPDLKTLNLPPVLRDIAMTKRGLVVMVGATGSGKSTTLASMVDYRNENSKGHIVTIEDPIEFVHAHKGCLITQREVGVDTASYEIAMKNTLRQAPDVILLGEIRDRETMEYAIAYAETGHLCLSTLHANSSNQAIDRIINFFPEERRNQLLMDLSLNLKAVVSQRLVRKAKDDGRLPAVEVVINTPLMAELILKGDVPGMKDLTAKSREHGMRTFDQALFDLIETRKITVHEGLRHADSQNDLRLRLKLESRFAKDNDFFKGLDDMSMEPLEQRLK; this is encoded by the coding sequence ATGGATCGTGATACCGCCGTCAGTTACGTACACAAATTGCTTGCCACCATGCTCGAAAAAGGCGGCTCCGATTTATACATCACCGCTGAAGCCGCGCCGTCAATCAAACTCGACAGCGAACTGGTCGCGCTGACCAATCAGCCGTTAAATGAAAGCAATGCGCGGATGTTGGTGCGTTCGATTATGAACGACCGCCAGTTAAAGCAGTTTGAAGAAGACATGGAATCCAATTTCGCGATTAGCTTACCGGGCAAAGCGCGGTTCCGGGTCAATACCTTCACCCAGCGCGGCTGTGCGGGCATGGTATTGCGCCATATTCCTAACCACATTCCCGATTTAAAAACGCTGAATTTACCACCAGTCTTGCGTGACATTGCCATGACTAAACGCGGTCTGGTGGTCATGGTCGGGGCAACGGGTTCGGGTAAATCCACCACGCTGGCTTCGATGGTGGATTACCGTAATGAAAATTCCAAAGGCCATATTGTCACCATTGAAGACCCGATTGAATTCGTCCACGCACATAAAGGTTGTTTGATTACACAACGCGAAGTTGGGGTGGATACCGCCAGTTACGAAATTGCCATGAAAAACACGTTGCGCCAAGCTCCAGACGTAATTTTACTGGGGGAAATTCGTGACCGTGAAACCATGGAATACGCGATTGCCTACGCAGAAACCGGGCACTTATGCCTATCAACGTTGCACGCCAATAGCTCCAACCAAGCAATTGACCGCATTATTAACTTCTTCCCGGAAGAACGTCGCAACCAATTACTGATGGATTTATCCCTCAATCTCAAAGCGGTGGTCTCGCAACGCCTAGTGCGCAAAGCCAAAGACGACGGGCGTTTACCGGCGGTTGAAGTGGTGATCAATACCCCGCTAATGGCAGAGTTAATCCTCAAAGGCGACGTGCCGGGGATGAAAGATTTAACCGCTAAATCCCGCGAACACGGAATGCGCACCTTTGACCAAGCTCTGTTCGATTTGATTGAAACCCGCAAAATCACCGTGCATGAAGGCTTACGCCACGCCGATTCACAAAACGACCTGCGGCTGCGTCTCAAGCTGGAAAGCCGCTTTGCCAAAGATAATGACTTCTTCAAAGGGCTGGATGACATGAGTATGGAACCATTGGAGCAACGCCTGAAATGA